A genomic region of Roseofilum casamattae BLCC-M143 contains the following coding sequences:
- a CDS encoding non-ribosomal peptide synthetase, with amino-acid sequence MPNNNQNLSFVEFKKEDIEQSVSDRFGQMVEQYPEKIAVKSRTATLTYAELDKASNRIARMLKSQQGDGLEPVGILMQQGAGFITAIMSVFKLGKICVPLDPKFPRKRLIQIIEDANMKALLANSTNMALAEELAASGCKLLDIDEVDESISSDKLEISVPPETLAYIIYTSGSTGRPKGVVHNHRNILHDARNNINAMKISAHDRITMLYSPSVMGAVRGIYSALLSGATSYTFDVREEGLVNLANWLQSEEITIYHSVVTLFRHFTSVLTATNLFPKLRLVVLGGEAVSLKDVELYKQYFNSSCILHVGLGSTEGAMIRQYNINKDTQIEGSRVPLGYAAEDLEVLLVDDTGGEVEPGQVGEIWIRSEYLALGYWQNPSKTAEAFIQDPEGSSRRIYRSGDLGKLLPDGRLLHQGRKDFQVKIRGFRVELAEIEQALVNHKSVKETVVIGKEDPFGEQSLVAYIVPVSMPDRFPYQSHLQVKLSEKTINLKTEDISHESIGVIGVTPIFGEGQDVRLHLQLPGETNKCDLAGKVVWIQEPRARIKFQLSPDEKKQVDWSIQYLCEAEGCFKFLERTIVGNLRNHLKEFLPDYMVPSAFVLLESLPLTPSGKIDRLSLPAPDISAVSETTFVATNTTTEERLAAIWAEVLGLEKVGIEDNFFEIGGHSLKATQVLSRIGDTFSLELPVRELFQLPTIAELAQRIEIACNETSTGLQLPAIAPTEKDAEIPLSFAQQRLWFLDRLEGKSATYNIHRAIRLEGSLNVAALEATLGEILHRHEVIRTTFQDNNGTPFQVISPSYNLNLPVIDLQHLPQAIRESEVQRLALEAASEPFDLATESLVRFSLLHLNAESWVLLLTIHHIVSDGWSMRVFSSELQVLYAVFSQNKPSPLPELPVQYADFAIWQRQYLTPEHLKANLNYWKQQLAGIPPLLELPTDRPRPKVQRFRGATASFTLSAELTQMLLAVSKKHGATLFMTLLGAFSTLLARYSDREDIVVGSPIANRNRPEIEPLVGFFVNTLVLRISLAENPSFVSLLHRVKETCLDAYSHRDLPFEQLVEELQPERNPSHTPLFQVIFALQNMGDERIKESWELPGLKASHLAIDNATTKFDITLLMEETETGLIGYWEYNTDLFDAATIERMMGHFQTLLEAIAVNPEARVEELPLLTATERHQLLVEWNDTFAEYPQEKCIHQLFEEQVERSPDAVAVVFEDERLTYRELNDRANQLAHYLQSLGVRTEVAVGIYLERGINAIVAVMAVIKAGGAYIPLDPQWPLARVGLILSSQGVSYLVTQQKYLGTVRELKSQQPEITHTICLDGDVPLSQMSSQNPTPVASSDNTAYIIYTSGSTGVPKGVIVGHKAAVNLIDWVNKTFGVGEGDRILFVTSLCFDLSVYDIFGLLAAGGSIQIASQSQLEHPLELLRLIEREPITFWDSAPASLQQLVPFLPSIPATNSSLRLVFLSGDWIPLTLPERVKAAFPGVRVVGLGGATEATIWSNYYPIETVECTWKSIPYGKPIQNARYYILDSHLNPCPIGVSGFLYIGGDCLAAGYDDPLKTAEKFIANPFSKESGERLYNTGDLARYLPNGNIEFIGRIDNQVKIRGFRIELGEIEATLAQHPEVREGVVIVREDSPGDKPLIAYIVPEAEELAASVLRGFLKSKLPDYMVPSAFVFLEAIPLTANGKIDRRALPAPDTDYLSESASLIPPRSNTELQLSQIWSEVLNVTPVGVTNNFVDLGGHSLLAVRLMARIERQLGIDLPLTTLFTELTIESQANLLNAKSDFRSPSALVPIQTSGELPPLFCVHPVRGNVLCYAELALHLSNNQPLYGLQSEGLSGEKEPLIKIEEMAAIYIEALQEIQPAGPYYLSGWSMGGVVAWEMARQLLQVGQEVALLALIDSYAPAISELEEIDEATLANSLAADLSGMFGTELAISAQDIQQLQPEEQLQSIFAAAKRQNLLPPEMGIEQMGQLFEVFKANRVAVANYQPQPYSGRVAQFCASSPQEDRGWSSLVTGELATYIIPGDHYGMMRSPHVRVLASQLNACLHST; translated from the coding sequence ATGCCTAACAACAACCAAAATCTCTCATTTGTAGAGTTTAAGAAAGAAGATATAGAGCAATCAGTGTCCGATCGCTTTGGGCAGATGGTAGAGCAATATCCAGAAAAAATAGCCGTAAAATCAAGAACGGCAACCCTCACCTACGCAGAGTTAGATAAAGCGTCAAATCGGATAGCGCGGATGTTAAAGAGTCAACAAGGGGATGGGCTAGAACCAGTTGGTATCTTGATGCAACAAGGTGCAGGGTTCATCACGGCAATTATGAGCGTGTTCAAGCTGGGGAAGATCTGTGTGCCACTAGATCCGAAATTTCCCCGTAAGAGGTTGATTCAGATAATAGAAGATGCCAATATGAAAGCGTTATTGGCTAATAGTACGAATATGGCCTTGGCAGAAGAACTAGCAGCATCAGGATGCAAACTGCTTGATATAGACGAAGTGGATGAAAGCATTTCCTCAGATAAACTAGAAATATCTGTTCCACCAGAAACACTAGCATACATTATTTATACCAGTGGCTCGACCGGTCGTCCAAAGGGAGTGGTTCACAATCATCGCAATATACTCCATGACGCCAGGAACAATATCAATGCCATGAAAATATCGGCGCACGATCGCATAACGATGTTATATTCACCCAGCGTGATGGGGGCAGTAAGAGGCATATACAGCGCTCTATTAAGCGGGGCGACAAGTTATACATTTGATGTCAGAGAAGAGGGATTAGTCAATTTAGCAAACTGGTTACAAAGTGAAGAAATCACGATTTATCATTCAGTGGTTACCCTGTTTCGTCATTTCACTAGCGTCCTTACGGCAACCAACCTCTTTCCCAAACTTCGCTTGGTGGTATTAGGGGGAGAAGCAGTTTCTCTTAAAGATGTGGAATTGTACAAGCAGTATTTTAACTCAAGCTGTATATTGCACGTTGGTTTGGGTTCTACAGAAGGGGCAATGATCAGGCAATATAATATCAACAAAGATACTCAGATAGAAGGCAGTCGGGTACCTCTAGGATATGCGGCGGAGGATCTGGAAGTTTTGTTGGTGGATGATACTGGAGGTGAAGTAGAACCGGGTCAAGTTGGCGAAATCTGGATTAGAAGTGAATACCTGGCCTTAGGATATTGGCAAAATCCATCAAAAACAGCAGAGGCTTTTATCCAGGATCCCGAAGGTAGCTCTCGCAGAATATATCGCTCGGGAGACCTGGGGAAACTGCTGCCAGATGGGCGTTTGCTTCACCAAGGGCGCAAAGACTTTCAGGTGAAGATCCGAGGCTTCCGAGTCGAACTAGCAGAGATCGAGCAGGCACTGGTTAACCACAAGAGTGTTAAGGAAACAGTAGTCATCGGAAAAGAAGACCCCTTTGGAGAGCAAAGCTTGGTTGCTTACATCGTACCGGTCTCCATGCCCGATCGCTTCCCCTATCAAAGCCATCTCCAGGTTAAGCTTTCTGAAAAAACGATTAACCTGAAAACAGAAGATATTTCCCATGAGAGTATTGGTGTCATCGGAGTCACGCCAATCTTCGGTGAAGGTCAAGATGTTCGCCTGCACTTGCAGCTACCGGGTGAGACTAACAAGTGCGATCTCGCGGGAAAAGTTGTCTGGATACAAGAACCCCGTGCCAGGATTAAATTCCAACTATCGCCGGATGAGAAAAAGCAAGTGGACTGGAGCATTCAGTACCTCTGCGAAGCAGAAGGATGCTTTAAGTTTTTGGAGAGAACCATAGTGGGGAATCTGCGCAACCACCTGAAAGAGTTTTTACCGGATTACATGGTTCCATCGGCCTTTGTGCTGCTAGAGTCCCTACCCCTAACCCCCAGCGGCAAAATAGACCGTCTTTCGTTACCAGCACCAGATATTTCAGCCGTCAGCGAAACAACATTTGTGGCGACCAATACTACCACAGAAGAAAGACTAGCGGCGATTTGGGCTGAAGTCTTGGGATTGGAAAAGGTGGGGATCGAGGACAACTTCTTTGAAATTGGGGGACACTCCCTAAAAGCAACCCAAGTCTTATCGCGCATAGGCGATACTTTTTCGCTCGAATTACCCGTGAGGGAGCTATTTCAATTGCCAACGATCGCAGAACTGGCTCAGAGGATAGAAATAGCCTGCAACGAAACCTCAACTGGGTTGCAACTGCCAGCGATCGCCCCAACAGAAAAAGATGCAGAGATCCCCTTATCATTTGCCCAGCAAAGATTATGGTTTCTAGATCGACTCGAAGGCAAAAGTGCCACCTATAATATTCATCGAGCAATTCGTCTAGAGGGTTCTCTAAATGTCGCCGCCCTAGAGGCAACCCTCGGAGAAATCCTCCACCGTCACGAAGTTATACGAACGACTTTTCAAGACAACAACGGCACGCCATTCCAGGTTATTTCCCCTAGTTATAATCTCAATCTCCCAGTTATTGACTTACAGCACCTTCCCCAAGCAATCCGAGAAAGCGAAGTGCAAAGGTTAGCTTTAGAAGCAGCGAGCGAACCCTTTGACCTAGCAACAGAATCGTTAGTACGGTTCTCTCTGTTGCATCTCAATGCTGAGTCGTGGGTACTACTGCTGACTATTCACCACATAGTTTCTGATGGTTGGTCGATGAGAGTATTTTCCAGCGAGTTGCAAGTTTTATACGCAGTGTTTTCTCAAAATAAGCCGTCTCCTTTACCAGAACTGCCCGTACAATATGCAGACTTTGCTATCTGGCAGCGTCAGTATTTAACCCCAGAACACCTCAAAGCTAACCTGAATTACTGGAAACAACAGCTAGCGGGAATACCACCTCTATTAGAATTACCTACAGACAGACCCCGCCCGAAGGTGCAAAGATTCCGGGGTGCAACAGCATCTTTTACGCTATCTGCAGAGCTTACTCAAATGCTATTAGCGGTGAGTAAAAAACATGGCGCGACTCTCTTTATGACTCTGTTGGGAGCATTTAGTACCTTACTCGCTCGTTATAGCGATCGCGAAGATATTGTTGTTGGTTCTCCCATTGCCAACAGAAATCGCCCCGAAATAGAACCTCTAGTTGGCTTCTTTGTCAATACCTTAGTGTTGCGAATTAGCTTGGCAGAAAATCCCAGTTTTGTTTCCTTACTACATCGGGTAAAAGAAACCTGCCTGGATGCCTATTCTCATCGAGATTTACCCTTCGAGCAACTGGTAGAAGAGTTACAACCAGAGCGCAACCCAAGCCATACGCCCCTATTTCAGGTCATATTTGCACTGCAAAATATGGGAGACGAAAGGATTAAGGAAAGTTGGGAATTACCGGGGTTAAAGGCAAGCCATTTGGCAATTGATAACGCCACTACCAAGTTCGACATCACCCTATTGATGGAAGAAACAGAAACAGGATTAATTGGATATTGGGAATACAATACCGATTTGTTTGATGCTGCAACCATCGAGCGGATGATGGGACATTTCCAAACCTTACTCGAAGCAATAGCGGTCAACCCAGAGGCGCGAGTTGAAGAACTCCCCTTGCTGACAGCAACAGAACGTCACCAGTTGCTAGTAGAGTGGAACGATACTTTTGCCGAATATCCCCAGGAAAAGTGCATTCATCAATTATTTGAGGAACAAGTAGAGCGCTCTCCAGATGCCGTAGCAGTAGTTTTTGAGGACGAACGACTGACCTATCGGGAGCTTAACGATCGCGCGAACCAACTGGCCCATTACCTGCAAAGCTTGGGAGTCAGAACGGAGGTAGCAGTAGGCATATATTTGGAGAGAGGCATCAACGCGATCGTCGCCGTAATGGCGGTAATCAAAGCGGGTGGGGCTTATATTCCCCTTGACCCCCAATGGCCCCTTGCGCGCGTAGGACTAATCCTCTCCTCCCAAGGGGTTAGCTATCTAGTAACGCAGCAAAAATACTTGGGCACAGTCCGAGAACTGAAATCGCAACAGCCAGAAATTACCCACACGATTTGCCTGGATGGAGATGTGCCATTGAGTCAAATGTCGAGCCAGAACCCAACACCAGTAGCTAGTTCCGACAATACAGCCTATATCATCTACACCTCCGGTTCGACTGGGGTACCCAAAGGAGTTATCGTGGGTCACAAGGCAGCAGTGAATCTCATAGATTGGGTCAACAAAACCTTCGGAGTGGGAGAGGGCGATCGCATCTTATTCGTAACATCCTTGTGTTTTGATTTATCCGTTTACGATATATTTGGCTTGCTCGCAGCAGGAGGCTCAATTCAAATCGCATCACAGTCACAATTAGAACATCCCCTTGAATTGCTGCGGCTCATAGAACGAGAGCCAATTACATTCTGGGATTCGGCCCCAGCCTCCCTCCAACAACTGGTGCCATTTTTGCCATCGATCCCGGCAACAAATAGCAGCCTGCGATTAGTGTTTTTAAGCGGCGACTGGATTCCCTTGACCTTGCCGGAGCGTGTAAAAGCTGCATTCCCAGGAGTTCGAGTCGTAGGTCTGGGGGGAGCAACAGAAGCAACGATTTGGTCGAATTATTACCCAATTGAAACAGTAGAGTGCACCTGGAAGAGTATTCCCTACGGCAAGCCAATTCAGAATGCACGGTATTACATTCTCGACTCGCACCTAAATCCTTGTCCCATAGGAGTTTCTGGGTTTCTGTACATCGGGGGAGACTGTCTAGCAGCAGGATATGACGATCCGCTCAAAACTGCCGAGAAGTTTATCGCCAATCCATTTAGCAAGGAATCGGGAGAGCGACTCTATAATACTGGAGACTTAGCTCGCTATCTTCCCAATGGCAATATTGAATTTATCGGGCGCATCGACAATCAAGTAAAAATACGAGGTTTCCGCATCGAACTTGGGGAAATCGAAGCAACGTTAGCCCAACATCCAGAAGTGCGCGAAGGAGTCGTTATCGTCCGGGAAGATTCTCCAGGAGACAAGCCCCTCATTGCCTACATTGTTCCGGAGGCAGAAGAACTAGCGGCTTCTGTTTTGCGCGGGTTTCTCAAAAGCAAACTCCCAGACTATATGGTGCCGAGCGCATTTGTCTTTTTAGAAGCAATACCTCTAACAGCTAATGGCAAAATTGACCGGCGTGCCCTACCTGCACCGGATACGGACTATCTCTCTGAATCTGCTAGCCTTATCCCACCGCGCAGCAATACAGAATTGCAATTATCCCAAATTTGGTCGGAAGTTCTCAACGTCACGCCTGTAGGAGTCACCAACAATTTCGTTGACTTGGGCGGTCATTCCCTGTTAGCAGTCCGCTTGATGGCTCGCATCGAACGCCAGTTAGGCATTGATCTACCGTTGACAACTCTGTTTACAGAACTGACTATCGAAAGCCAAGCTAATCTGCTCAACGCCAAAAGTGATTTCCGCTCCCCTTCTGCTTTGGTTCCAATTCAAACTTCAGGAGAGTTGCCCCCTTTGTTCTGCGTGCATCCAGTTCGTGGTAACGTTCTCTGTTATGCAGAGTTAGCTCTACATCTGAGTAATAATCAACCGCTTTATGGCTTGCAATCAGAGGGGTTATCTGGCGAAAAGGAACCGTTAATCAAAATAGAGGAGATGGCGGCTATTTATATAGAAGCATTGCAGGAAATTCAGCCTGCCGGTCCGTATTATCTCAGCGGCTGGTCTATGGGTGGTGTCGTTGCTTGGGAGATGGCGCGACAATTACTTCAAGTCGGGCAAGAGGTGGCGTTGCTTGCTTTAATCGATAGCTATGCGCCCGCGATATCGGAACTAGAAGAAATCGACGAAGCAACTCTAGCTAATTCTCTGGCTGCCGACTTGAGCGGTATGTTTGGAACCGAGCTGGCTATTTCTGCCCAGGATATCCAGCAACTTCAGCCCGAAGAACAATTACAGAGTATCTTCGCGGCAGCCAAGCGCCAGAATCTCTTGCCGCCAGAAATGGGCATAGAGCAAATGGGTCAGTTGTTTGAAGTTTTTAAAGCCAACCGAGTTGCTGTGGCCAACTATCAGCCTCAACCTTATTCCGGTCGGGTTGCTCAGTTTTGTGCCAGCTCGCCGCAAGAAGACCGAGGTTGGAGTTCTTTAGTTACAGGGGAGTTGGCAACTTATATTATTCCCGGCGACCATTATGGGATGATGCGATCGCCTCACGTCCGGGTTCTTGCTTCCCAGTTGAACGCTTGCTTGCACTCGACTTAG
- a CDS encoding phytanoyl-CoA dioxygenase family protein: protein MELDRLKQEWDSNGYCIIPALVTEDGVSDMRSICDRVLEQVLQESDNRAELEDASNIAYLTEPKYYSKEPESLLKLLEFIAQDQIVLILQSIADGQFPLFHNTQYFKQPLYRSWQGIWHRDTQFLAPDPELEKQRIAEFTAVHFRVAFCDDACLEYVPGSEKRWDTPAELAIRKKITEGNITAPAEMPGAKTINLRAGDACLFHAWGIHRGTYRQDLPRRTLDIIYQWGGSCDYYPPPPTCFAEPKILESLSDGAQEFYRYFINAYKKVWQALE, encoded by the coding sequence ATGGAATTGGATAGGCTTAAGCAAGAATGGGATAGCAACGGCTACTGTATTATACCGGCCTTAGTGACAGAGGATGGCGTTAGCGATATGCGCTCGATTTGCGATCGCGTGCTGGAGCAAGTGTTGCAAGAATCAGACAACCGTGCCGAATTGGAAGATGCCTCGAATATCGCCTACCTCACGGAGCCAAAGTATTACAGCAAAGAGCCAGAATCATTGCTAAAACTGCTGGAGTTCATCGCCCAAGACCAAATTGTGCTAATTCTCCAATCTATTGCCGATGGACAGTTTCCCCTGTTTCACAATACCCAATATTTCAAGCAGCCGCTCTATCGTTCTTGGCAGGGAATATGGCATCGAGATACCCAATTCTTAGCCCCAGACCCAGAACTGGAGAAACAACGAATCGCCGAATTTACCGCCGTCCATTTTCGAGTCGCCTTCTGCGATGATGCCTGTCTGGAGTACGTTCCGGGTTCCGAGAAACGCTGGGATACGCCAGCAGAATTGGCGATTAGAAAAAAAATTACAGAAGGAAACATTACTGCCCCTGCCGAGATGCCAGGAGCCAAAACTATAAACCTGCGGGCGGGAGACGCTTGCTTATTTCATGCTTGGGGCATCCATCGAGGCACCTATCGCCAGGACTTGCCCAGGCGAACTCTGGATATTATCTATCAATGGGGAGGCAGTTGCGACTATTATCCCCCGCCTCCGACCTGTTTTGCCGAACCAAAGATTTTGGAGTCTCTCTCCGATGGGGCGCAGGAGTTTTACCGCTATTTTATAAACGCATATAAAAAGGTTTGGCAAGCGCTAGAATAG
- a CDS encoding FAD-binding domain-containing protein, translating into MSRLSLFWHRRDLRVRDNVGLNAAWQKCDRLVGCFCFDPNILVRQDIAARRLQFLVESLHELQETYQQLNYHFLILWGKPEELVPDLAAGLNAASVVWNRDVEPYSQMRDARVAEALKHRGIKTEQCWDSLLVSPDEIRTKAGNPYTVYTPFWKNWSGKEKHDAIALLPPGTSLTENEENAIEGLAWKPIPTLADLGFSRVEKLEIAPGETAARSQLQQFCDRALTSYGDRRNIPGDDGTSQLSPALKFGTIGIREVWQKTVEVMARSSNEEERENIQIWQKELAWREFYQHVLYHFPELADGPYREPFKQFPWNDNRDYFQAWCAGKTGYPIVDAAMHQLNETGWMHNRCRMIVASFLTKDLMLNWQWGEQYFMQTLIDGDLAANNGGWQWSASSGMDPKPLRIFNPASQAQKFDPQGKYIRRWLPQLRSLNTKSLLTGNILPLVRQSCNYPAPIVNHNEQQREFKQRYQQVSCR; encoded by the coding sequence ATGTCTAGGCTCAGTTTGTTTTGGCATCGTCGAGATTTAAGAGTTCGGGATAATGTTGGGTTGAATGCGGCTTGGCAGAAGTGCGATCGCCTGGTTGGTTGTTTTTGTTTTGACCCCAATATTCTCGTTCGCCAAGATATTGCGGCGAGACGCCTTCAATTCTTGGTAGAATCTTTGCACGAGCTGCAAGAAACCTATCAGCAATTAAATTATCATTTTCTCATCCTTTGGGGAAAGCCAGAAGAGTTAGTTCCGGATTTAGCAGCAGGTTTAAATGCCGCCTCTGTGGTTTGGAATCGAGACGTGGAACCTTACAGTCAAATGCGAGATGCACGAGTTGCAGAAGCACTGAAACATCGGGGAATTAAGACGGAGCAATGTTGGGATAGCTTATTGGTTTCGCCGGATGAAATTCGGACAAAAGCGGGGAATCCTTACACGGTTTATACGCCATTCTGGAAGAATTGGTCTGGAAAAGAAAAACACGATGCGATCGCGCTATTGCCGCCAGGAACGTCCCTAACAGAAAACGAGGAAAATGCCATAGAAGGTTTGGCTTGGAAGCCTATTCCTACCTTAGCAGATTTGGGTTTTTCTAGAGTAGAGAAATTAGAGATAGCACCGGGAGAAACTGCGGCGCGATCGCAACTTCAGCAATTTTGCGATCGCGCTCTAACGTCCTATGGCGATCGACGCAATATTCCCGGCGATGATGGAACCTCGCAACTGAGTCCGGCGCTAAAATTTGGCACGATTGGCATTCGGGAAGTTTGGCAAAAAACAGTGGAAGTTATGGCGCGATCGTCTAATGAAGAGGAACGGGAAAATATTCAAATCTGGCAAAAAGAATTAGCCTGGCGCGAGTTTTATCAGCACGTACTTTATCATTTTCCAGAACTCGCTGACGGACCCTATCGCGAGCCGTTTAAACAGTTTCCCTGGAACGATAATAGAGACTATTTTCAAGCCTGGTGCGCCGGAAAAACCGGTTATCCTATTGTCGATGCAGCCATGCATCAATTGAATGAAACGGGATGGATGCACAACCGCTGTCGGATGATTGTTGCCAGTTTTTTAACGAAAGATTTGATGCTGAATTGGCAATGGGGAGAGCAGTATTTTATGCAAACCTTAATTGATGGGGATTTAGCAGCGAATAATGGGGGATGGCAGTGGAGTGCGTCGAGCGGAATGGATCCCAAACCCCTGCGTATTTTTAATCCTGCCAGTCAGGCGCAAAAGTTCGATCCGCAAGGAAAGTATATTCGGCGCTGGTTGCCTCAATTGCGATCGCTAAATACCAAATCTTTACTTACCGGAAACATTCTCCCGCTCGTGCGCCAATCTTGCAATTATCCCGCCCCCATTGTTAACCATAACGAGCAACAACGGGAGTTTAAACAGCGCTATCAGCAGGTTTCGTGCAGGTAA
- the ppk1 gene encoding polyphosphate kinase 1, which yields MAKNKKSTPVESDRAASNLSSDLSNPEYYFNRELSWLEFNKRVLHEAFDDRTPLLEKLKFLAIFSSNLDEFFMVRIAALKKQIEAQVHKLTPDGRTPEQQLKEISQELHPIIEKQHHYFCQTIRPQLIAQGIHILDYIDLNSEQRSYYQSYFEQQIFPILTPLAVDPSHPFPYISNRSLNLAVLVKDPEINEDRFARVKVPKKIARFVPLPPELHYLSEKSEKKEQEKSAEKTSIRWMGVPVEQIIAHNLEPLFPGMKIQEYYPFRITRNADLSVQEDEADDLLLAIEQELRKRRIGGSVVRMEILSNTPPDIREMLMREMSLQSEDVYEVQELVGLGDLMSFIALPISHLKDPQWSPRIPHRLQVFQELSDAFSSENEERTSIFKLIRQRDFFFHHPYDSFSATVQRFITEASWDPKVVAIKMTLYRTSGDSPIVQALIAAAENGKQVVVLVELKARFDEENNIQWARTLERAGVHVVYGLVGLKTHTKVVLVVRKESDTMRRYVHIGTGNYNPKTAKLYTDLGILSCREDLGADLSDLFNFLTGYSRQRSYRKLLVAPVNLRSRMMELIEREIKHAGDGHHARIVAKMNSLVDPQMIRALYRASQAGVQIDLIVRGICCLRPGIAGISDRIRVISIVGSLLEHSRIFYFHNQGTEEAYIGSADWMVRNLDRRVEAVTPIEDPQIKKDVEEILGVMLADNRHAWELQSDGIYVQRRPLEHSEPQSSQHIFIGGDGISGLGTEFNSLT from the coding sequence ATGGCTAAAAACAAGAAATCTACCCCTGTTGAGAGCGATCGCGCGGCGAGCAATCTCAGTAGCGATCTGAGCAATCCCGAATACTATTTTAACCGGGAACTGAGTTGGCTGGAATTTAATAAACGAGTATTGCACGAAGCCTTCGACGATCGCACGCCATTATTGGAAAAGCTAAAATTCCTCGCTATCTTTAGCTCCAACCTAGATGAATTTTTCATGGTGCGTATCGCTGCGTTGAAAAAGCAGATTGAAGCCCAAGTGCACAAGCTCACTCCTGATGGTAGAACGCCAGAGCAGCAACTGAAAGAAATCAGCCAGGAATTACACCCAATCATCGAAAAACAACATCATTACTTTTGCCAAACGATCCGACCTCAGCTAATTGCTCAAGGGATTCATATCCTTGACTATATCGATCTCAACTCAGAACAGCGGTCTTATTATCAAAGTTACTTTGAACAACAAATTTTTCCGATTCTCACTCCCCTAGCTGTCGATCCCAGCCATCCCTTCCCCTACATTTCCAATCGCAGTCTGAATTTAGCCGTTTTAGTCAAAGATCCGGAAATCAATGAGGATCGCTTTGCCAGAGTAAAAGTTCCCAAAAAAATAGCAAGGTTTGTTCCTCTACCTCCAGAGCTGCATTACTTATCCGAGAAGTCCGAGAAAAAAGAGCAAGAGAAAAGCGCAGAGAAGACTTCAATTCGATGGATGGGAGTTCCCGTCGAACAAATTATTGCTCATAATCTAGAACCTTTATTCCCAGGAATGAAGATTCAAGAATATTATCCATTTCGGATTACGCGCAATGCCGATCTATCGGTGCAAGAAGATGAAGCTGACGATCTGCTTTTGGCGATCGAACAAGAACTGCGCAAGCGTCGGATTGGCGGTTCGGTAGTACGGATGGAAATTCTGTCCAATACTCCTCCTGATATTCGCGAGATGCTGATGCGAGAAATGTCCTTGCAATCGGAAGATGTTTATGAAGTACAAGAGTTAGTTGGATTGGGCGATTTGATGAGTTTTATTGCTCTACCAATTTCCCATTTAAAAGATCCGCAATGGTCGCCGCGCATTCCACATCGATTGCAAGTATTTCAAGAGTTAAGCGATGCCTTTTCCTCAGAAAATGAAGAGCGAACGAGTATTTTCAAGCTAATTCGGCAGCGAGATTTCTTTTTTCATCATCCCTATGATTCGTTTAGTGCAACCGTACAGCGATTTATCACGGAAGCATCTTGGGACCCGAAAGTCGTTGCGATAAAAATGACATTGTATCGAACCTCTGGGGACTCGCCCATTGTCCAGGCATTAATTGCAGCGGCAGAAAATGGAAAACAAGTGGTTGTTTTGGTCGAGTTAAAAGCGAGATTTGATGAAGAAAATAATATTCAATGGGCGAGAACTCTAGAACGAGCTGGAGTGCATGTGGTTTATGGTTTGGTCGGTTTAAAAACTCATACTAAAGTGGTATTAGTAGTGCGCAAAGAGTCCGATACAATGCGCCGTTACGTGCATATTGGTACGGGAAACTATAATCCGAAAACGGCTAAGTTATATACTGACTTGGGAATCCTTTCCTGTCGCGAAGATTTAGGAGCCGATTTGAGCGATTTGTTTAATTTCTTGACAGGTTACTCGCGCCAACGTTCCTATCGGAAATTATTAGTTGCTCCAGTCAATTTGCGATCGCGGATGATGGAGTTAATCGAGCGCGAAATCAAACATGCGGGGGACGGACATCACGCGCGCATCGTGGCAAAAATGAACTCTCTAGTCGATCCGCAAATGATTCGCGCTCTCTATCGCGCTTCGCAAGCTGGAGTGCAAATCGATCTGATCGTTCGCGGAATTTGTTGCTTGCGTCCCGGTATTGCTGGAATTAGCGATCGCATTCGCGTCATTAGCATTGTGGGCAGCTTGCTCGAACATTCTCGCATCTTTTATTTCCACAATCAAGGAACCGAAGAAGCGTATATTGGTAGTGCGGATTGGATGGTGCGAAATTTAGATCGACGAGTGGAAGCGGTTACTCCAATTGAAGATCCTCAAATTAAAAAAGATGTGGAAGAAATTTTGGGAGTTATGTTAGCCGATAATCGTCATGCTTGGGAGTTACAATCTGATGGAATTTATGTCCAACGCCGTCCTTTAGAACATAGCGAACCGCAAAGTTCTCAGCATATTTTTATTGGAGGAGATGGGATCTCGGGTTTGGGGACTGAGTTTAACTCATTAACTTAA